From the genome of Pseudomonas sp. WJP1:
GGACACCCTCTGGCCGCAGTTTGCCTACGGCCGCAACGCGGTCTATCCGGCAGGCGATCACGGCAACGCCTTGCTGTCGAAATTCCAGATCGTGCGGCACGACAACCTCGACGTCTCCATCAGCGGCCACGAGAACCGCGGCATTTTGCATTGTGTGCTGCGCCTGCCGGGTGAAGGCCCGGAGGTGCATGCCATTTGCGTCCATCTCGGCTTGCGCGAAAGTCATCGCAATGCACAGCTCCAGTTACTGCTGCGCCGCCTCGAGTCGTTGCCAGGTGACGCGCCGGTGATCGTCGCCGGTGACTTCAACGACTGGCGCCAACGCGCCGATGCCCTGCTCAAGCCCTGCGGTTTGCGCGAGGTGTTCGCCGAGCACCACGGCAAGCCGGCACGCAGTTTCCCCGCGCGACTGCCGACACTGCGCCTGGACCGCATCTACGTGCGCAATCTCAAGGCCAGCTATCCGCAGGTTCTGACGACGCGCCCCTGGTCGCACCTCTCGGATCACGCACCGTTGTCGGTGGAGATCGAGCTATGAGCATTCCGTCGATGGAAAAAAACACCGTGGAAAGCACCATTGCCGCGCCCCCCATCAGCGAGCCGGCAGCCGTCGATGTCGAGTACGGTTGGCAAGGCAACAATCGGGTTGAACTGCTGGAAAACGGCGAAGCCTATTTCCCCAGGGTGTTCGAGGCCATGCGCCAGGCCAAAACCGAAATCCTCCTGGAAACCTTCATTGTGTTCGAGGACAAGGTCGGCGAAGAACTCAAGACCGTGCTCATCGAGGCGGCACAACGGGGTGTTCGCGTGACGGCCAGCTTCGACGGGTTTGGCTGCGGAGAACTGACTGCCGATTACCTCACCGCCTTGAGCGGTGCCGGTGTGCATCTGCAAATGTTCGACCCGGCGCCCAAGCGCCTGGGCATTCGCACCAACTGGTTTCGACGCCTGCACCGCAAGATCGTGGTGGTGGACGGGACGATTGCATTCATTGGCGGGATCAACTTTTCCGCCGACCATCTGGCCGATTTCGGCCCCGAGGCCAAGCAGGATTACTCGGTCGAGGTAGAAGGCCCGGCGGTGGCCGACATCCATCACTTTGCCCTGCTGCAATGCGGTCGCCCGGCCCACGCCAAATACTGGTGGCAACGGCGTCGGCAACGGCGTTCGGAACTGGCTGTCACCGATCACGATGGCCAAGTGCGGCTGGTGTACCGCGATAACGCCGAGCACGCGACCGACATCGAACAGGTTTATCGCCTGGCGTTGCGTACGGCGAAGCGGCGCGTGGTGATTGCCAACGCCTACTTTTTCCCTGGCTACAGGTTGCTGCGCGAGATCCGCAACGCCGCGCGCCGCGGCGTTGAAGTGCGCCTGATCCTGCAGGGGCAGCCGGACTTGCTGGTGGCCAGGCTGGCGGCGCGCATGACTTACGATTACCTGCTCAAGTCCGGGGTGAAAATCTTCGAATACTGTGACCGGCCACTGCACGGCAAAGTCGCGCTGGTGGACGAAGACTGGAGCACCGTCGGCTCCAGCAACCTTGACCCGTTGAGCCTGTCGATGAACCTGGAGGCCAACGTGTTGATCCGTGACCGCGCATTCAACCGTGACCTGTTTGATCGACTTGAAGAACTCAGCGATAACCATTGCAAGGCCATGTCGGTGGACAAAGCGCCGCGCGGACGAATCTGGCACATGACCGTGGGCTTTCTGGTGTTCCACTTCCTGCGTCACTTCCCGGCATGGGCCGGTTGGTTGCCCGCGCATAAACCACGCCTGAAAGCGTTCACCCCACCGACCGGGAGCGATCAACATGAGCCGCACTGAAGTACACGCGGCGCCCCACGCCGAGCACCCGGCGAAGTCGCGCTGGAGTCGTTGGAAAAGACCGCTGACGATGCTGTTTTTCCTGGCGCTGATCGTCCTCTTGACGATGTTTGCCCAGCGCATCGAATGGAACGAAGTGCTCGACACCCTGGCCGATTTCAAGGTGCGCACCCTGATCATCGCCTCCGGACTGACCCTGACAAGTTTCCTGGTCTACGCCTGCTTCGACCTGATCGGCCGCACCTACATCCGCCAGGACCTGACGTGGAAACAGATCCTGCCGGTGGGCATCATCAGTTACGCCTTCAACCTCAACCTGAGTGCCTGGGTCGGCGGCATCGCCATGCGTTATCGGCTGTACTCGCGGCTCGGAGTGAGCAAAAGCAACATTGCAAAAATCCTCGGCCTGAGCCTGGCGACCAACTGGTTCGGCTACATGGTGATTGCCGGCGCGGTGTTCAGCAGCGGGCTGGTGCGCATGCCGCCAGGCTGGAAACTCAGTAGCGGCGCGCTGCAAGGCGTGGGCGTTTTGTTGTTGCTGGTGAGCGCGGGATACCTCGCCGCCTGCCAGTTTTCCAAACGCCGTGAGTGGGCGATTCGCGGGGTCGAAATCAACTTGCCGTCACTGCGCATGGCGATCCTGCAACTGGCCCTCGGGGCACTCAACTGGTCGTTGATGGCCGCAGTCATTTTTACGCTGCTACCGAGCAAACTGGACTATCCGCTGGTGCTTGGCGTGCTGCTGATCAGCGCCATCGCCGGGGTCATCACCCACATCCCGGCCGGGCTCGGCGTGCTGGAAGCGGTGTTCGTCGCACTGCTGCAACACGAGGTATCGCGAGGCAGTCTGGTGGCGGGGCTGCTGGCGTATCGGGCGATTTATTTTTTGTTGCCGTTGTTGATTACGCTGGTGATGTACCTGCTGGTGGAGGCCAAGGCCAAGTCGCTGCGGATATCGAAGAAACCCAAGTGATTTTTGCTGTCAGTCCTGACGCTATCGCGGGCAAGCCCGCGATGGCGTCCGAAAGAACACCACAGATCATTTGGATTGAATAATGCTCAAACGCTCACCCACCACCATCTCCGTAACCCAGCCCACTAGGATCGAGGTGTAGGCCTGCTGCGAAACAGGATCGCTGAGGGCATGGTCCGCACCATCGATAATCCGGTGGGTCAGCGAGTGTGTCCGCTGACACGCCGCGCGATAACTCATGATCGTCGCGTGGGGGACGTAGTCATCGGTTTCCGACTCCACCAACAGCACATCACCCGTAAATTCGGAGCAGGCATGCAGCGCCCGATTGCCATCGGCGCGCACCAGCGTACTGCGGTAATCGCGCAGATCGAGCTTGTCCAGATCGCGCTTGGGTGTGTGCCATTGATCGTCGCGGTACAGCGCCGGCACCCGCAGCGCCAGCCAGCGCACCGGCCGTAGCGAGGTGAGGATCGAGGCCAGGTACCCGCCGTAGCTGGTGCCGACCACGGCAATCGCCGAAGTATCCAGCGCCGGGTGCGCAAGCAGGCGGTCGTAGGCCGCCAGCAGGTCACGCAGATTGTCTTCACGGGTCACGCGGGTCAAGGGAATACCCGTGCCGCCGGTGTGCCCGCGCAGGTCGAAGGTCAAACACACGCAACCCAGCCCGGCGATGCCTTTTGCCCGTTCCAGATCGCGCTCCTGGCTCCCGCCCCAACCGTGCACGAACAACACGCCGGGGACTTTCGATTTGGGGCTGAGAAAAGTCCCGCTCATCTGTTCGTCGTCAATGTCGATTTGAATGCTTTCGCTTCTAGCCGTCATAGGATTTGACCGTTACGTACTTGAGGAGGAAATCACTGTTTTCCGCCGGCCCGCGGTAAACCTCGATGGCGTCCGCCGGCAGCGGTTGATCGATATAGGTTTCCACCGAAGATACGCGAATCGCGCGCATCCCCGGATCGTTGACGAAGCTCTGCAACGCTGCCACTTCAGCGCTGCTGGCCCCGCCCATGCGCCAGGATTGCTCGAGCACGCCGCTGCGTCGCTGGCCGTCACTGGCGATACCCTGGGCGATGTCGTAATTGCGCCGCGAGGCGTAGAAACCGGGATAGGCTTCATCGGCGGCGGCGTCGAACACCTTGGCCTGCCTGATTGCCAGTCGCACATCCTCAGGCAAGTCCAGCGCCAGCAGATCGTCGTAACCACCCTGCACCACCAGCAGGTTAGAACCACCATAGACCTCTTCGCCGAGAGCGTCTTTGGTCAAATATTGATCACCGCAATAACTCAGCAACC
Proteins encoded in this window:
- a CDS encoding endonuclease/exonuclease/phosphatase family protein; this translates as MSISEPVGATDEQASIDPTVHRFTVLTVNTHKGFTALNRRFILPELREAVRSVSADVVFLQEVHGTHEHHHKRYDNWPAIPQYEFLADTLWPQFAYGRNAVYPAGDHGNALLSKFQIVRHDNLDVSISGHENRGILHCVLRLPGEGPEVHAICVHLGLRESHRNAQLQLLLRRLESLPGDAPVIVAGDFNDWRQRADALLKPCGLREVFAEHHGKPARSFPARLPTLRLDRIYVRNLKASYPQVLTTRPWSHLSDHAPLSVEIEL
- the clsB gene encoding cardiolipin synthase ClsB, producing the protein MSIPSMEKNTVESTIAAPPISEPAAVDVEYGWQGNNRVELLENGEAYFPRVFEAMRQAKTEILLETFIVFEDKVGEELKTVLIEAAQRGVRVTASFDGFGCGELTADYLTALSGAGVHLQMFDPAPKRLGIRTNWFRRLHRKIVVVDGTIAFIGGINFSADHLADFGPEAKQDYSVEVEGPAVADIHHFALLQCGRPAHAKYWWQRRRQRRSELAVTDHDGQVRLVYRDNAEHATDIEQVYRLALRTAKRRVVIANAYFFPGYRLLREIRNAARRGVEVRLILQGQPDLLVARLAARMTYDYLLKSGVKIFEYCDRPLHGKVALVDEDWSTVGSSNLDPLSLSMNLEANVLIRDRAFNRDLFDRLEELSDNHCKAMSVDKAPRGRIWHMTVGFLVFHFLRHFPAWAGWLPAHKPRLKAFTPPTGSDQHEPH
- a CDS encoding lysylphosphatidylglycerol synthase domain-containing protein, which encodes MSRTEVHAAPHAEHPAKSRWSRWKRPLTMLFFLALIVLLTMFAQRIEWNEVLDTLADFKVRTLIIASGLTLTSFLVYACFDLIGRTYIRQDLTWKQILPVGIISYAFNLNLSAWVGGIAMRYRLYSRLGVSKSNIAKILGLSLATNWFGYMVIAGAVFSSGLVRMPPGWKLSSGALQGVGVLLLLVSAGYLAACQFSKRREWAIRGVEINLPSLRMAILQLALGALNWSLMAAVIFTLLPSKLDYPLVLGVLLISAIAGVITHIPAGLGVLEAVFVALLQHEVSRGSLVAGLLAYRAIYFLLPLLITLVMYLLVEAKAKSLRISKKPK
- a CDS encoding alpha/beta hydrolase family protein, producing the protein MTARSESIQIDIDDEQMSGTFLSPKSKVPGVLFVHGWGGSQERDLERAKGIAGLGCVCLTFDLRGHTGGTGIPLTRVTREDNLRDLLAAYDRLLAHPALDTSAIAVVGTSYGGYLASILTSLRPVRWLALRVPALYRDDQWHTPKRDLDKLDLRDYRSTLVRADGNRALHACSEFTGDVLLVESETDDYVPHATIMSYRAACQRTHSLTHRIIDGADHALSDPVSQQAYTSILVGWVTEMVVGERLSIIQSK